Genomic segment of Peribacillus frigoritolerans:
TCGGAAGATGTGCAAAGGGTGATGGCTTTTGGAGATTCGTTAACCTATGGAAAAGGGGATAAGGACGGGGAAGGATATATAGAAGGCCTGGAGGATGAATTGAATAACCCGGAATCGGAACAAAAGGTGAGTTTTTGGAATTACGGTATAAAAGGCCAGGAAACGGATGGGGTGATGAAACAGCTTGATGATTACCGCATTAAAACGAAACTTGATGAAGCCGATACTTTCATCGTTTATATCGGAACGAATGACTTGATCAATAGTAACGGCGGGGACTTGGAGAAAATCAGTGATCGTAAAATCAATGAGGGTAAACGGGAGTATATCAGCCATCTGAAAAAGATTACGGCAACACTGATAAAGGCAAACGATAAAGCGGATATTCTGGTAGTGGGACTATATAACCCGATTAAAGGAAATCAAAAACTTGAAAAGCACATTCGCGATTATAACCAGTCAATAAAGGGAATAGCGGATAAAGACAAAAGGATGTTATTCATTCCTACGAATGATCTTTTTGAAGGTAAAAAGAAAACAGAGTATTTCAGTGATAAGTTACATCCGAACGAAAAAGGGTATCAGCTCATTGCGAATCGGGTTTTGAAAAGTTATGATTTCAAATGAAAGCAAAAATGCACAGAAAGACATTCTGTGCATTTTTGCTTGCTAGGAATTTAATATGGCTTTTAGTTGCGGGAACTGCAAATCATGGAGCTGCTTGTATCTGCCGTCGTTTTGCAATAACTGTTCATGTGTTCCTTTTTCATGAACCTGCCCTTTTTCCAGGACAATTATTTGATCGGCATCATGAATGGTCGATAAACGATGTGCAATGACTATTGAAGTCCGGTTTATCAATAAACGTGACAAAGCTTCCTGTATCAAATGTTCGGATTCTGTATCCAAGGCCGCCGTTGCTTCATCGAGAATGATGATTTGCGGATTTTTCAAAAGTGCCCTGGCA
This window contains:
- a CDS encoding GDSL-type esterase/lipase family protein, which produces MKKLSVFLIIVLVICFAAYEFQASESEDVQRVMAFGDSLTYGKGDKDGEGYIEGLEDELNNPESEQKVSFWNYGIKGQETDGVMKQLDDYRIKTKLDEADTFIVYIGTNDLINSNGGDLEKISDRKINEGKREYISHLKKITATLIKANDKADILVVGLYNPIKGNQKLEKHIRDYNQSIKGIADKDKRMLFIPTNDLFEGKKKTEYFSDKLHPNEKGYQLIANRVLKSYDFK